The DNA segment CGGATCGCGCTCGAAGCGTTCCGACAGCAGGGGAATGAGGGTGATGGAGAAGTACCCGCCCGCCAGCAGGTAGTTGATGAAGTCGGGCACCACGAAGGCGGCGAAGTAGATGTCCGCCTCTGCCGTGGCGCCGAACAGGTAGGAGATGACCTTGTCGCGCAGGAGCCCCATGAACCGCGACACGAAGACGCTGGCCGCCATGAGCAGGGCGGCGGCGCCCATCTGGTGGGTGCGGGTAAACAGCTTCATGCGGCGGCGGACTCTCCTGTGCGCGAACGTGGTACGCAGGAACCACTACCCCATACCGTCCCGCTTGACCATACGATGGGGCGGGCAGGACTGCGTCCGCCGCCGTGCACGCACCTGGCGCACGCTCCGCGTCCGGCCCTTTCCCCCATTGGCCCTGCGGGCGCATCCCCCCATGTCCGGCGCATCCCCCATATCCGGCGCCTTCCCAGATCCGGCGCATCCGCCCATGAATCCGACGGCCACCGCTCCATTTCAGGAACTTTCAGCCGCGCGGGCACATTTTTTTCAGCAGTGGTACTATACGAAACCACTTTTTACACACTGCATCCATCCAGAAAAATTACTATACAAGTATTTCCTGATTTCCTGTTCATAGATTGACAACTGTGCACTCAACCGCTAGATATGCCCCATTCATGGAGAGAGGCGCGAGGGTCCGGCCCTGTGACCGCCCGGCAACCTGCCCCGACGTGACGCCGTCGGTCGGGACAAGGTGCCAACACCGACCGTGTAGCGCACGGGATCATGATCGCGGGCTTGCGGCGTCGGCCTCTCCACGCGAGGGGCCTTTTTGTTTTGGGGGCATCGTCCGGACGCTGGAGCCGTGCGGTGCATGTGGGTGGATTTCAGGCCAATTGCGCACCCACAGAAAAAAAATGCAGCTAACAGGCCGTTGCGCCACGGGGGCCGCCACACACCCAGCCGGAACATCCGGCGGGACGGCGGACAGCCCAAGGGCGCACGGTGGTCCGCCGGCCCAGCCCCCGGCGGATTGACCACGCGAAGCCCGGACGGCTTCGCGAAAAAAGGGAGACACGATGAAGGATTTTCTGGAGAAGTTGCAGCCCGTTGGCGAGTGTGTAATCTACTACCTCTACCACAACGAGGACGAACCCATGCCCACCAGTTGGTCCGACCCGCTGGAACTCATGGGTGACATGACTCGCCTGCAACTCACCGACGCACAGATGCGCGAACTGCGCGACATCGTGAGCGAGGAAATCCGCAGCGAAGGCCCCGAGGCGGTCTGGAAGGGGCGCACCCTGCGCAAGAACATCATCCATTCCTGCGGCTACCTGGTGTAGCCGGGCACCTTCGGCGGGCGCGTCCGGCAGCGCGCCCTGCCCAAACGGTGCCCGCTCCGGTACCTGACCCGGCCTACAACGCCTCGCCTTTCCGGGCCACTCCCCCCGCTCCGCGTGCCTGCCCGCACACGTCGGCGGCCCCCATGACCCGGCACGCATGACGACAGACACAACGCCCCCGTCGGGAAACCGGCGGGGGCGCTTTCGTTGGCGGCAGGAAGCGTGCCAGGAAGCGTGCCAGGACGTGTGCCTGTATGCGGCCAGGACGTGTGCTGACGCGCTGCGGGCGGCAACGCAGGGTGTCCGCTGCCTGAGGGACAATCCGCCCGATTCAGCCTTCGAATCCCAGTTCGGCCAGCAGGCCGGGCAACTCGCGAAAATCGCGCATGGTGCGCACCCGGGGCGTGGTGCGCGCTTCCCGGGTCTGACCACCCGGGCGCGGCGGATCGAACCAGATGCCGGACATTCCGGCTTGCGTGGCGCCCCACACGTCGCCGGTCCAGTCGTCGCCGATCATCACCGCCCTGTTGGCGGGCAGGCCCAGGTCGCGCAGTGCATACGCCCAGAACGGCGGCCAGGGCTTGGGCGCCCCCGCCGAACGCCACGTGTACACCCCGGCCAGCAGCGGCCCCACGCCCATGGGGGCAAGGGCCGCCCGGATGGGGCCCTCGTCCGATTCCGAGGCGTTGGAGGCCAGAGCCAGCCGCCAGCCCGCAGCCAGGGCGCACAGCACCTCGCCCGCGTGGGGCATGGGTTCCTCGTCGGTCCATCCGTGTTGCGGCCCCATCCAGCGGGGCATGACGCGCATCAGCGTGCCGCCCCAGTCCAGCAGCAGCGCCTTGTCGGGGACAGACGTGGCGGTCGGGGCGTCCGGTGCAGCGGATATGTCGTTGTGGTTCGTCGTCGGCATGTTCACGCTCCTGCCCCGTGGTGCCCGCGCTCCGGGTCCGCGTCAAGTCGGAATGGCCCGCATTCTTTCCGCGCCCCACCCAGCGCACAAACGAAAAGGGCCGGAACCCGAAGGTTCCGGCCCATGGTCGCAGCTATGTGGTGGCCGGGTTGGCCGTACCAGCCTTTCGGCCTAGTACATGCCGCCCATGCCGCCCATGCCGCCCATGCCGCCGCCGGGCATGGGCATGTCCTTCTTGGCTTCGGGCTTTTCGGCAATGGCGCATTCGGTGGTCAGCAGCAACGAGGCAACGGAGGCCGCGTTCTGCAGGGCGATGCGGGTGACCTTCTTGGGGTCGATGACGCCAGCCTTGATCAGGTCTTCGAAGTCGCCGGACGCGGCGTTGAAGCCGAAGCCGTCCTTGCCTTCGCGCACCTTCTCGACCACGATGGAACCTTCGTAGCCGGCGTTGGTGGAGATCTGGCGCAGCGGTTCTTCGATGGCGCGACGGATGATGTTCACGCCGGCGGCTTCATCGTCGTCGGCGGGCTTCACGTCGTCCAGCACCTTGCAGACGCGGATGTAGGCGGTGCCGCCACCGGGGACGATGCCTTCTTCCACCGCAGCGCGGGTGGCGTTCAGGGCGTCCTCGACGCGGTCCTTCTTTTCCTTCATTTCGGTTTCGGTCGCGGCGCCCACGTTGATCACGGCCACGCCGCCCACCAGCTTGGCCAGGCGTTCCTGAAGCTTTTCGCGGTCGTAGTCGGAGGTGGTTTCGTCGATCTGGGCGCGGATCTGCTTCACGCGCGCCTTGATGTCGTCGGACTTGCCAGCGCCGTCCACGATGGTGGTGTTTTCCTTGTCAACCACAACGCGCTTGGCGGTGCCAAGGTCGGCCACCGAGATGTTCTCGAGCTTCACGCCCATGTCTTCGGACACCACGGTGCCGCCGGTCAGGACGGCGATGTCCTGCAGCATGGCCTTGCGGCGGTCGCCGAAGCCGGGGGCCTTGACGGCAACAACCTGAAGGGTGCCGCGCAGCTTGTTGACCACCAGGGTGGCCAGGGCTTCGCCTTCCACGTCTTCGGCGATGATCACCAGCGGACGGTTCATCTTGGCCACCTGTTCGAGAACGGGCAGCATGTCCTTCATGCTGGAGATCTTCTTCTCGTTGCAGAGAATGAAGGGCTCGTCGAGTTCGACGACCATCTTTTCGGGATCGGTCACGAAGTAGGGCGACAGGTAGCCGCGGTCGAACTGCATGCCTTCGACCACTTCAAGGGTGGTTTCCAGACCCTTGGCTTCCTCGACGGTGATGACGCCTTCCTTGCCCACCTTGGCCATGGCCTCGGCAATGATGTTGCCGATGGTGGTGTCGGAGTTGGCGGAAATGGTGCCGATCTGGGCGATTTCCTTCTGGTCGCGGGTGGGCTTGGCCAGGGTGCCAAGTTCCTTGACCAGCTTTTCCACGGCCTTGTCGATGCCGCGCTTGATGGCCATGGGGCTGCGGCCAGCGGCCACCAGCTTCACGCCTTCGCGGTAGATGGCCTGGGCAAGGATGGTGGCGGTGGTGGTGCCGTCACCGGCGATGTCGCTGGTCTTGGAAGCAACTTCCTTGACCATCTGGGCGCCCATGTTCTCGAACCTGTCTTCGAGTTCGATCTCCTTGGCCACGGTCACGCCGTCCTTGGTGATGACGGGCGAACCGAAAGACTTCTCGATGACCACGTTGCGGCCCTTGGGGCCGAGGGTCACCTTGACGGCGTTGGCGAGTTTGTCCACGCCGCGGGAAAGCTTTTCACGGGCCTTGACGTCGAACAGGATTTCCTTGGAAGCCATTGTATTCATCCTCCTCGGGAGTAAGTGCTAAGTTCGCGGGGCGTTATTCGATGATGGCGAGAATGTCGTCTTCACGCATGACGAGGTGCTCGACGCCGTCAAGCTTGATCTCGGTGCCCGCATACTTGCTGAACAGCACCGTGTCGCCCTTCTTGACGGTCATGGCGATGAGCTTGCCGTCTTCCGCGACCTTGCCGGGACCGGCGGCGACGACTTCGCCGCGCGAGGGCTTTTCCTTGGCGGTGTCGGGAATGAACAGGCCGCCGGCGGTCTTTTCTTCGGTTTCGAGGCGCTTCACCAGCACGCGGTCATTCAAAGGCTTCAGATTCATGACAACTAGTCCTCCAACTTTAGGTGATCGCTGTTTGTCCCGTCTTTGGCACTCACGGGGTGCGAGTGCCAACGACAAGGGCGGTCATCTCGCCGCGCGTCATGACCGTGTCACACGCGCGCCCTCCCGCCGCATGGCGGGGGGCGAAATTCGTCTCGCCCGGTGTATCGTGGCTGTTCGGCAGATGCCGGAGTCCGACAGGGGCTCGGTCCGGCCGCCGGGTGCGGCTGGCCGCCCGCTCCCGTTCACACGGTGGCGGTGCGGTGCAACCGCGTTGGAGTATAAGGCGGGTTTACGGGTTGAAAAGGGGGTTGTGTGCATTTTTTTGCATTTTCCTGGGGCGTCATGCAAATTCAACACGCCGCACTCCCGGCATGCCTTCCGAAAAACCTCACGAACTCGCACCCTTCCGCACGACGTTCGCCCTTGCGCAGACCGGGCGCGACAAGGCGGCCAAATCGGGCAGACCGGCCAGATCGGGGCAATCGGGCCAATCGGGCCAATCGGTAAGGTCGGCAAGGTCGGGACGCCCGGCCCGGACCACGTCAGGCCAGACAAGTCGGGCACAGCCGTGGAGGCGTGCCATTCGGGCACGGCACATCAGACCGACCGGGCCTGCGCGCCTTCAGACGCTGCCGTGCGCGGGGCGCGCGGCAGCCCGGTGAGAATGGCCAGCCCCCCGGCCACGCCCAGCAGCAGGCAGTAGTAGTTGGCCGACAGCACCGCCACGGGCGAGATGCCCGCGATGGACCCGGCCAGCAGCACCTGCGCCGCATGCGGGGCCACCCCCTGCACCACGCACGAAAAGATGTCCAGCAGGCTGGCGCTGCGGCGCGGGTCCACGCCGGAGGTGGCGGCGATTTCACGCGCCATGCCCCCGGTAAGGATGATGGCCACGGTGTTGTTGGCAGTGCACAGGTCGGCCACGGCCACCAGGCCGGAAATGCCCGCCTCAGCCGTGCGGGTAGCGGCCCCGTTCTGGCGGCCCGGCCGGTCGGTGAACCGGCGCACGGCGGCCAGCAGCCAGGCCACCCCGCCCTGATAGCGGATGAGTTCGCCAAGGCCGCCCATGAGCATGGACAGCACGAGAATCTCGTGCATGCCGGTAAAGCCCTTGTAGATGTCCTGGGCGAATCGCAGCGGGGTGTAGCCGTCCACAACGGCCATGCCCACGCCGCCCGCCAGGACGATGCCCGCGAACAGCACGGCGAACACGTTCATGCCCGAAAGCGCCATGACCAGAATGGCCACGTAGGGCAGCACCGTGACCACGCGGTAACCGCCCGGCGCGGCGGCCCGGCCCGCGTCGCCCGCCAGCCAGAACACCGCCACGGCCAGCAGCGCGGCGGGCAGCGCGATGGCGAAGTTCATGCGGAACTTGTCGCGCATGTCGCAGCCCTGGGTGCGCGTGGCCGCTATGGTGGTGTCGGAGATCATGGACAGGTTGTCGCCGAACATGGCCCCACCCACCACCGCACCCATGAGCAGCGCGGCATCCGTGCCGGTCTGGGCGGCCACGCCCGCCGCGATGGGCCCCACGGCGGCGATGGTGCCCATGGAAGTGCCCATGGCCGTGGCCACGAAGGCCGAAATGACGAACAATCCCGGCAGCACCAGCCGTTGCGGCACCAGCGACAGCCCCAGGTTCACCGTGGATTCCACCCCGCCGATGGCCGACGCCACCGAGGCAAAGCCCCCCGCCAGCAGGTAGATGACGCACATGGTGATGATGTTGATCTCGCCCGCGCCGGACAGGAAGACGTTGACCCGCCGGGTCAGCCCGCCGGGCCGGGCCGCCGTGGCCAGGTCCTTCTCGCGCAGGACGAGGGCAAGGGCGATGGCGGGCAGAATGGCCACCGTGGGCGACAACTGGTAGAAGGCCATTTCCGTTCCGGCGGCGCCAAGGGCCAGCCCGGCACCGATGAAAAGCGCCAGGAACAGGCCCAGCGGCAGCAGGGCCAGGGAATTGGGAACAGGCTGGTGCGGGGGCGTGGCAACGTGTGACGTCGGGGACATGGCGATATCCTTCATGAAGCCCGACGGCTGCCGGGCCTGCGCGTAACGCATTGAAATGTGAGTGTGTATGGGGGGGATCGGGATGGTCGGCGAAAGCCCACCGCGTGCATGGCGCGCGATGGCGAACCGTGCAGATAGGAACGGGGACGCCGCGTGTCCAGACGAACTGGCGCGGGCGTCCCCGGAATATCATGCGGCGCCGGTTAGTTGCGACTATTCACGGTTCTTCGCGGTCATTCACGGAATTGGGCAAGCTCCGCGATGCGCGCCTCCACCACTTCCCAGCGTTCCAGCAGGGCGGTCTGCTCGCCTTCCAGCGCGGCAACGCGCGCGGCGGCAGCGTTGAAACCTTCCGGGTCGGCAGTGAAGAAGTCCGGCTCGGCAAGGCGGGCTTCCAGCGTGGCCTGTTCGCGCTCCAGCGCGTCCAGGTTGCCGGGCAGGGCCGCCAGTTCATCGCGCAGCCCGGCCAGTTCGCGCTGCTCCTTGAAGGTCAGCTTGCGGATCTGGGCAGTTCCGGGACCGGAGCCGTTACCGTCCGCCCCGCTGCCGTCGCCCTCTCCGGTCCTGCGCGGGGTGGCATCCCCCCCGGCACCATCGGCAACCGGCTTCGGGCGCTGGCGCAGCCAGTCGGTGTAGCCGCCCACGTACTCGCGCACGTTGCCGTCGTCGTCAAAGGCCAGGGTGCTGGTCACCACGTCGTCCAGAAAAGCTCGGTCGTGGCTCACCAGCAGCACGGTGCCCTGGTATTCGGCCAGCAGTTCCTCCAGCAGGTCCAGCGTTTCCACGTCCAGGTCGTTGGTGGGTTCGTCCAGCACCAGCACGTTGGAGGGGCGGGTGAACAGCTTGGCCAGCAGCAGGCGGTTGCGCTCGCCACCGGACAATACCCTGGCGGGCAGGCGCAGCCGGTCCGGCTCGAACAGGAAGTCGCGCAGATACCCGGCCACATGGCGGCGGTTGCCGTTGACATCTATGGTGTCCGCGCCCTCGGCCACGTTGTCCATGACCGACTTCTCGCCGTCCAGGGCCGTGCGCAACTGGTCGAAATAGGCAATTTCCAGCCGGGTGCCGTGGCGCACCTCGCCGGAATGGGGCACAAGCTGGCCCAGCAGCAGGCGCAGCAGGGTGGTCTTGCCGGAACCGTTGGGACCGATCAGCCCCACCCGGTCGCCACGCTGGATCAGCGCGGAAAAGTCGCGCAGCACCGACCTGGCGTTCTCGTGGGCGAAGCACACGTTGCGTGCCTCGATGACCAGCTTGCCCGAGCGTTCCGCCTCCTGCGCCAGCATGGCCACCCCGCCCTGCTTTTCGCGGCGGCGGGCGCGTTCCTCGCGCAGGGCGTACAGGGCGCGCACCCGGCCCATGTTGCGCGTGCGCCGGGCCTTGATGCCCTGGCGCACCCAGACCTCTTCCTGGGCCAGCTTCTTGTCGAACAGGGCGAACTGGCGCTCCTCGTTCTCCAGCCGGGCCTCGCGCTGCTCCTGGTACTGGTCGTACCCGCAGGCATAGGAATGCAGCCGGCCCCGGTCCACCTCCACGATGCGGGTGGCCAGACGGCGCACGAAGGCCCGGTCGTGCGAGACGAACACCAGCGTGCGCGCGCGGCGCATCAGATATTCTTCCAGCCAGGCGATGGTATCGATGTCGATGTGGTTGGTGGGTTCGTCCAGCAAGAGGTCCTGCGAGGCCACCAGTGCGCGGGCCAGCAGCACCCGGCGCTTGCGCCCGCCCGACAGGGTGGAGAATTCGCGCTCCGGGTCCAGCCGCAGGTGGTTGCACACGGACACTACATCGCCGTAATGCTCCCACCCTTCGCCCGATTCCAGCCCGCGCCGCGCCGCGGCCAGCGCCTCGCCTTCGGGCCCTAGCCCCCCGGCCACGATGCCGAACACCGGGCCGGTCATATCCACCGGCACCTCCTGCGGCATGCTGCCAAAGCGCATCCCCGGCGTGCGCACCACCTCGCCTGCGTCGGGGCGCAGGTCACCGGCCATCAGCCGCAGCAGCGTCGACTTGCCCGCCCCGTTGCGCCCCACAAGGCAGATGCGCTCGCCCTGCTCCACATGCAGGGTGGCCCCGTCCAGCAGCTTGCCGGTACCGAGGTTGAGCGTGACGTCCTGTATGCCCAGCAATGCCATGCGAGTATCCCACCAAGAATATACGTTTCTGCAAAAAAACGGACAAAAATTCGTCTACCCGAACAAATGTTCGGAAAGAGCCCGCCAACAACTGAATATAGCGTTCAATCAATCAGTTTAGCGCGCAACAGGCCACCGGGCAAGCCGGACAAAACAAGTCCACAAAACCCTGCGATACCGGCGTGTTACCACAACACCGCAAAAACATGCGTAAGTACGTGCTAACATTGACATGTATGTACAGCAGGGGATAGACGCAGCACTACCGCCGCATCAAGCGCCATGGGAAATGGCGCACACGCCACAATCCCTTGGGGTATCCATGCGCCACCTTTCTTCACAAACACTGTTCTGTGCCATAGGCACCGGCCTTCTCGCGGCCGGTGTTGCCGCCCTTGTGCCGCTTGTATCCGGCACGTTTTCCCTGTCGCACGGCCTTGCCGCCCTGGCTGTCGCCTGCATTGCCGCTGCCGGAATGCTGGCGTGCCGCATGCGCGGTCTGGCTGCCGACGCGCGCCTGCTGCACGATGCCGCGCTGAAGGGCCTCGGCGGCTCCGCCGCAAACGCGCCCGCCGCCCTGTCCGATGCCGCCACCGCCATCGCCGCCCTGCGCGACGAGGCGCTGCGCAATGCCGCCGCAGGCCAGGCCATGCTGGAAGCCCTGGATGGATATGACGGGCAGGACGCCTCCCGCTCTGCGGACACTGCGGCCCCGTACATCCTGCTGGACGCCAAGGGCATGGTCACCTGCGCCTCCCCGACCCTGCTGGCCCTGCTCGACACGGGCACCACGCCGCCCGCCCTGCCCGCCACTCTTGAAACCGTGGGCCTGCGCCCCGCCCCCACCGATGCCAAGGGGGCGGAACTGCTGCGCCAGATCCGCGAGGGCCGCGCCGCCACGGGCGAACTGGCCATCCCCCTGGCCTGTGGGGTGCCGGACAACGGCACCGCCCCGGGCATGCCCTGCCTGATCCACCTCACTCTGTCCGCCCGGCCCATCACCGACACGGCGGGCCGCACGCACGGCAGCTTCGTGCTGCTGCGCGACCTGACCCGGCTGCGCGCCGCGCAGTGTACCCTGGCCAGCACCTCGTCGCGCATCGAACGCTTTGCCGCCGACTCCATGTCGGCAGCCAGCGAGGTGACCCGCGCCGCGGAAGACCTGGCCACCCTGATCCAGGAAGCCAACGCGGGGGCGGGCAGCCAGCAGGAGCGCACGGCAGAAACCGCCACCGCCATGGAACAGATGAACGCCACGGTCATCGAAGTGGCCCGCAACGCGTCCCACGCCGCCGACCAGGCCGCCGAAACCCGCCGCCGCAGCGTGGACGGTGCCCGCCAGGTGAACGAACTGGTGGCGCACATCGACGGCGTGGAACAGGTCATCGGGCAACTGGCCGAACGCGTGGGCGCACTGGACACGCAGGCGGGCAACATCGGTCAGGTGATGAACGTGATTTCCGACATCGCCGACCAGACCAACCTGCTGGCGCTGAACGCGGCCATCGAGGCGGCCCGCGCCGGGGATGCCGGGCGCGGCTTTGCCGTGGTGGCCGACGAAGTGCGCAAGCTGGCCGAAAAGACCATGAACGCCACCCGCGAGGTGAGCGAGGTGATCACCGGCATCCAGCAGAGTTCGCGCGCCGCCGCCCGCGAGATGGACGGGGCCCGTGCCGCCGTCAACGAGGCCGCCCGCCGCGCCCAGGATTCCGGCACCGCGCTGTCGGAAATCCTTGCCCTTACCGACAACACCAGCATTCAGGTACAGTCCATCGCCACCGCCGCCGAACAGCAGTCGGCCACTTCTGCCGAAATCAACCGCGCTGTGGAGGCCATTACCGGCATTGCCGGGCGCACCATGGACATGATGAACCACGCCGCGCAGGACGTCTTCAGCCTGGCCGGGCGTTCCAGCGACCTTTCGCGCACCGTTGCGCGCATTTCCGCCACCGACGAGGCCGACGACGCGGCAGCGGCGGCGGGCAAGGCCGCGCCCTGCTGGGAATTCAAGAAGTGCGGGCGCGAAAAGGGCGGCGCCAAGGAAAAGGAAATGGGCATCTGTCCCGCCTGGCCCGACCACGGCTTCAGTTGTGCCGGGGTTACCGGCACCTTCTGCGGCGGACAGGTGCAGGAAACCTTTGCCAAGAAGATCGGCAACTGTGCCAAGTGCGACTTTTTCAAAAGCGCATCCTACCGGCGCGACGCGCACGCTTCGCAGATGTCGGGCAGCACCCCCGGCAGGGGCGTACGGCTGGAACTGCGGCGCTGAGGTTCCGGGGGCACCGGCCCGCACACACCGCCAGGTACACATGGGGCGGGGCGCACGACGCCCCGCCCCTTTTCGATGCCCTCCGGCTGCCCGTCCGCCTCCATCCCAGCCCGCCCCCGGCGCGGGGCGCGGGGCGCAACCCTTGCGCCCCGGCCTGCACAAGGGTACTAAGACCATAACAGGAGGTGCCACCCATGCCCGCCACCGAACCCGACGCCCGCAAGGGACGCGAAGCCCTTGGACACTGGCTTGACGAAATGGCCGCCACCGTACGCGACATAGAGCGTGAAGCCGAACAGGCGCTGCACAGAAACGAGGACCAGGACGCCTACCGCGACCTGATGCGCCGCAAGGCGCAACTGCTGACCTCGCTGCCCGATCGCGCCCGCGACCTGTTGCCCCAGTTCGAAGGGCACGAGCGAGACGCCATCGCCGACCGGCTTTCGCGCTTTGCCTCCAGCGCATCCAACGCCCTGCGCATCGATTCCGTGTTCTACATGTCCGCCCTGCTCTACCCGGAAGACCACACCCCCGGGCAGCCCAACGACCTGGAAACCTTCGCCGCCGCCGTGCGTGATGGACGTGCCGGGTAGGACGGGACAACGTACAGCAGCACACCACACGGCATACACAAGCAAGCGCCCGGATACGCATAGTATCCGGGCGCTTGCTTGTGATCTGCATGCGAAAGAACCTGCCATGGCTGATGGCCGCACGCCATACGCCTCCACCCCACTCTCTTCCGCCTTTCAAACCTGCGCCCCCCGCTCGGGCACCGGGCGGGGCGAGGGCGTGGCCTGCGATGGCGAAACGCGGCGGCGGCCCAGAAGGCAAGGCGCGGTGCGCCACGGCGACGACGGCGTAGCAGCGCTACGTCGAGGAAGCCGGGGTGTGCCGCAACGCAGCCAGCGGGCAACAGGCCCGCATGCGCTAGGCTTTCATGTTGACGAACTGAAGGGGCACGCCCAACTCCTCCCCCCGCAGCAACTGGATGACTTCCTGAAGATCGTCGATCTTCTTGCCGGTCACGCGCACCTGGTCGTCCTGGATGGCGGCCTGCACCTTGAGCTTCGAATCCTTGATCTTCTTGACGATCTTCTGGGCGACATCCTTGGTGATGCCTTCCTGGATCACCACATCGCGCTTGACCTGGCCCTTGGATGTCGGTTCGATATCCTTGAACTCCAGACACTTGGGGTCAACCTTGCGGCGGATGCAGTGGGATTGCAGCATGTCTTGCAGGGCGCGCATCTTCATTTCGTCGCCCGCCAGCAGATGGATGCGCTTGTCGCCGCGATGCAGTTCGATTTCGGTGACGGAATTGCGGAAGTCGTAGCGGGTTTCCACTTCCTTCTTCACGTTGTTCACGGCGTTGTCGAGTTCCTGCATCTCTACCTTGTTGACCACGTCGAACGAGGGCATGCGTACCTCCGGATGAAGCGTGCCGTGCGGCACGCGGATTGAAAAGTGTCCTGCGGATGGCCAACGGGCCGGATCAGGCCAGACGGGCCGGACCAGACCGGATCTGGCCCGATCAGGGCGAATCGGTCCGCATCAGATCGGATCGGACGGTCTGGACGCACTGGACCGGGCCGGAAAAGGACAGGCCGCGCCAGCAGTGGACACAGGATGTAGCAAAGGGAACGCCGTGGTTCAAGCTGGCGCGCGGAACGCCTCCTCGCGGACTGGGCGGACTGGGCGGTTCATGGCCTGGTCTCCTGCCATTTCCGCGCGGACCGGGATACGCCGTCAGTTTGCGGATTGGGGACCGGAGCCGCCGCCAGAAGAGCCGAAAGACCCGCGCCCTCCGCCTTCACGGCCCATTCCGTCCCGCCCGGACTTGCCGCGCGCATCCTGCCCCGCGTGCCCGGCAGTTCCGGGGGTACCCTGCGAG comes from the Nitratidesulfovibrio sp. genome and includes:
- a CDS encoding YajQ family cyclic di-GMP-binding protein — encoded protein: MPSFDVVNKVEMQELDNAVNNVKKEVETRYDFRNSVTEIELHRGDKRIHLLAGDEMKMRALQDMLQSHCIRRKVDPKCLEFKDIEPTSKGQVKRDVVIQEGITKDVAQKIVKKIKDSKLKVQAAIQDDQVRVTGKKIDDLQEVIQLLRGEELGVPLQFVNMKA